One stretch of Pseudomonas azotoformans DNA includes these proteins:
- a CDS encoding DUF2834 domain-containing protein: protein MKRSRVALAGLLLFSSYTLFTLLTAEQSLLAFGRELMSRPDTAQVVIDLYLMAVLACVWMYRDARRRGRSMASLVPYFVLTAVFVSVGPLLYLVLNGLEPFSENTG from the coding sequence ATGAAAAGATCCCGTGTTGCGCTGGCCGGTTTGCTGCTGTTTTCGTCGTACACCCTGTTCACGCTGCTGACGGCCGAGCAGTCGCTGCTGGCGTTCGGGCGCGAATTGATGTCGCGGCCGGACACTGCGCAAGTGGTGATCGACCTGTATTTGATGGCGGTGTTGGCGTGTGTGTGGATGTACCGGGATGCGCGGCGGCGCGGGCGGTCGATGGCTTCGCTGGTGCCGTATTTTGTGCTGACCGCGGTGTTTGTGTCGGTGGGGCCGTTGCTTTATCTGGTGCTGAATGGGCTTGAACCGTTCAGCGAGAATACCGGATGA
- a CDS encoding CPBP family intramembrane glutamic endopeptidase, with protein sequence MITQGMVVLIHYSTYLAPGLLLFGLWFALTPKSLTALRILILLMAFVLMRDVMTPLGLWSLGSEVQLAFTANTLVLAALGSFSVLLITALVRVAPDLAALIVWSRGPRVAGLMIGLAVGGLIGVPLRLYQGIEASALVGYWVWLPGMVVLAYGANALEEVLFRGFLQGYLEQHVAPLRAALISSVAFAACHTFLALSVTQLGWPVLLFTLLEGLACALVRMRHGVLAATLTHGTAILLIAVPHIA encoded by the coding sequence ATGATTACCCAAGGCATGGTGGTATTGATCCACTACAGCACGTACCTGGCACCGGGGCTGCTGTTGTTCGGCCTGTGGTTCGCCCTCACGCCCAAGTCGCTGACGGCGTTGCGCATCCTGATTCTGTTGATGGCGTTCGTGCTGATGCGCGATGTGATGACGCCGTTGGGCTTGTGGTCGCTGGGCAGCGAGGTGCAGCTTGCCTTCACGGCCAACACCTTGGTGCTGGCAGCGTTGGGCAGTTTTTCGGTGTTGTTGATTACGGCGCTTGTGCGGGTGGCACCTGACTTGGCGGCGCTGATCGTCTGGTCCAGGGGGCCGCGTGTCGCGGGACTGATGATCGGGCTCGCGGTGGGCGGTTTGATCGGTGTGCCGCTGCGGTTGTACCAGGGCATCGAAGCGTCAGCGCTTGTGGGTTATTGGGTATGGCTGCCGGGCATGGTCGTGTTGGCCTATGGTGCCAATGCGTTGGAGGAGGTGCTGTTTCGCGGTTTTCTACAGGGCTATCTGGAGCAGCATGTAGCACCGCTGCGTGCAGCTTTGATCAGCAGCGTAGCCTTTGCGGCCTGCCATACGTTCCTGGCCTTGAGCGTGACTCAACTGGGGTGGCCGGTGTTGTTGTTTACCCTGCTGGAGGGGCTGGCCTGTGCGTTGGTGCGCATGCGCCATGGAGTGCTGGCGGCGACGCTGACCCATGGCACGGCAATCCTGTTGATTGCCGTGCCCCACATCGCCTGA
- a CDS encoding RidA family protein — protein sequence MTRDEKYQAAQLRIGYQLNEFKIGGNYTPLVRDGNHLYISGQIPRVGDAIVLPGKVGDSLTLAQAQVAAGISALRCLGLLQQALGSLDQIKAIPRITVYVRSAEDFDQQSEVANGASDLLHEILGSAGVHTRTSIGVMQLPKSAAVEIDMIALAHG from the coding sequence ATGACCCGCGACGAAAAATACCAGGCCGCGCAACTGCGCATCGGCTATCAGTTGAATGAATTCAAGATCGGTGGCAACTACACGCCGCTGGTCCGCGATGGCAACCACCTGTACATCAGCGGCCAGATCCCGCGTGTCGGCGATGCCATCGTGCTGCCGGGCAAGGTCGGTGACAGCCTGACCCTCGCCCAGGCGCAAGTCGCTGCCGGCATCAGCGCGTTGCGCTGCCTGGGGTTGCTCCAGCAGGCCCTGGGTTCGCTGGACCAGATCAAGGCCATCCCGCGCATCACCGTGTACGTGCGCAGTGCCGAGGATTTTGATCAGCAGAGTGAAGTGGCCAACGGCGCGTCGGACCTGTTGCACGAGATTCTCGGCAGCGCCGGGGTGCATACGCGTACCTCGATTGGCGTGATGCAGCTGCCGAAGTCGGCGGCGGTGGAGATCGACATGATCGCGCTGGCGCACGGCTGA
- a CDS encoding aminotransferase-like domain-containing protein, whose amino-acid sequence MPRARYKSLVDTFAQAIRSGTMPPGTRLPTHRQLAAEHGLALVTASRVYAELEGMGLVSGEAGRGTFVREISLPPGQGSGQMTVAAGMLDLNFNYPSLPGQADRLRTALRQLALCGDLEALLRYQPHAGRLHERAAFARHLLNRGLRVDAEQVLLVSGAQHGLAVTMMALLKPGDVIAVDALTYSGFKVLAETLHLEIVAIPVTPVGPDLDALHNLCRKRPVRAVYSMPTLHNPLGWVMGMAQREQLVSIARSHNLMIMEDAAYAFLAEDAPPPLATLAPERTVYVGGLSKSVATGLRVGFVAAPMEWVKPLERALMATTWNVPGVMSAIAVAWLEDGTVAQLEVQKRQDAQARQALAAQVLKGLAYVSHPSSYFLWLPLAEEARADQVAMSLQREGISVSTAEPFAVSAHVPHALRLALGSVALPALREALLKVRKVVAW is encoded by the coding sequence ATGCCCCGCGCGCGCTACAAGTCGTTGGTCGATACCTTTGCCCAAGCCATCCGCAGCGGAACGATGCCGCCCGGCACACGCCTGCCTACGCACCGGCAACTGGCCGCCGAGCATGGCCTGGCGCTGGTCACCGCCAGTCGGGTGTATGCGGAGCTTGAGGGGATGGGGCTGGTCAGCGGTGAAGCCGGGCGTGGCACCTTCGTGCGCGAAATCTCGCTGCCGCCGGGGCAGGGCAGTGGGCAGATGACGGTGGCGGCGGGCATGCTCGACCTGAACTTCAATTACCCTTCGTTGCCGGGCCAGGCGGATAGGTTGCGCACGGCGCTGCGTCAGTTGGCGCTCTGCGGCGATCTCGAAGCCCTGTTGCGTTACCAGCCCCATGCCGGCCGCTTGCATGAGCGCGCAGCGTTTGCGCGGCATTTGCTCAATCGCGGGCTCAGGGTGGACGCCGAGCAGGTGCTGCTGGTCAGTGGCGCCCAGCACGGCCTGGCGGTGACGATGATGGCCTTGCTCAAGCCCGGCGATGTGATCGCGGTGGATGCCTTGACCTATTCGGGGTTCAAGGTGCTGGCCGAAACCCTGCACCTGGAAATCGTCGCGATCCCGGTCACGCCAGTGGGGCCGGACCTGGACGCGCTACACAACCTGTGTCGCAAACGCCCGGTGCGCGCGGTGTACAGCATGCCAACCCTGCACAATCCATTGGGTTGGGTGATGGGCATGGCCCAGCGCGAACAGTTGGTGTCGATCGCCCGTTCGCACAATCTGATGATCATGGAGGACGCGGCCTACGCGTTCCTGGCCGAAGACGCACCGCCGCCGTTGGCGACATTGGCGCCGGAGCGCACGGTATATGTGGGCGGGCTGTCGAAAAGCGTCGCGACCGGGTTGCGGGTCGGGTTTGTCGCAGCGCCGATGGAATGGGTGAAACCACTGGAGCGCGCCCTCATGGCCACCACTTGGAACGTACCGGGTGTGATGAGCGCCATTGCGGTGGCCTGGCTCGAAGATGGCACCGTGGCCCAGTTGGAAGTGCAAAAGCGCCAGGATGCCCAGGCGCGGCAGGCCTTGGCGGCGCAGGTGCTGAAGGGGCTGGCGTACGTGAGCCATCCTTCTTCGTATTTCCTGTGGTTGCCCCTGGCGGAAGAGGCGCGGGCCGATCAGGTGGCCATGAGCCTGCAGCGCGAGGGTATTTCCGTGTCCACCGCCGAGCCGTTTGCCGTGTCGGCCCATGTGCCGCACGCACTGCGCCTGGCCTTGGGCTCGGTGGCGCTGCCGGCGCTGCGCGAGGCGTTGTTGAAGGTGCGCAAGGTGGTGGCCTGGTGA
- a CDS encoding nuclear transport factor 2 family protein, with protein MQNVKVLIGFLCLFSGYVAAAPAPAEKDVAQAVDQLTQAMLHLDLKQLHALTSDKLTYGHSSGKVQNKDQFIADLETHTSAFKTLEMQNQTITLQGDTALVRNHFHALAVNSGVEVPTDIDNFQVWQKQKGKWLLIGRQAYKY; from the coding sequence ATGCAAAACGTCAAAGTGCTGATCGGTTTTCTGTGCCTGTTCAGCGGCTATGTCGCAGCAGCGCCTGCCCCTGCCGAAAAGGACGTGGCCCAAGCGGTCGACCAACTGACCCAAGCCATGTTGCACCTGGACCTCAAGCAGCTTCACGCGCTGACGTCCGACAAGCTCACCTACGGTCACTCCAGCGGCAAGGTGCAGAACAAAGACCAATTCATCGCCGACCTGGAAACCCACACCAGCGCGTTCAAGACCCTGGAAATGCAGAACCAGACCATCACCCTGCAAGGCGACACCGCACTGGTGCGCAACCACTTCCACGCTCTGGCCGTTAACAGCGGTGTAGAAGTGCCCACCGATATCGACAACTTCCAGGTCTGGCAGAAGCAAAAAGGCAAATGGCTGCTGATCGGACGTCAGGCCTACAAATACTGA
- a CDS encoding sugar ABC transporter substrate-binding protein: MKKQLLAALLTLAISPWALADIRIGVSIAQVDDVFLAQMRDYMAAHAKQLPGVTLQFEDAQGDVVRQLNQVQNFTAQGMDAIIVNPVDTAATQKMTANAQQAKTPLVYVNRRPDAQQLPPGVGYVGSDEVKAGEIQMRYLAQKMGGKGNLAIMLGLLSNNATHNRTLGVKTVLKEYPDIKIVEEQSAEWQRSKAIDLMNNWIVSGRKIDAVAANADEMAIGAAMAISQAGMQPGKDILVAGSDGGAAGLDAVKKGQLLVTVYQDNKGQAVGSIDLAVKMVKKEPYTAELTIPYQQITKDNYQAFLNP; encoded by the coding sequence ATGAAGAAGCAACTCCTTGCGGCACTCCTGACCCTGGCGATAAGCCCCTGGGCGCTGGCCGATATCCGTATCGGCGTGAGCATCGCCCAGGTCGACGACGTCTTCCTCGCGCAGATGCGTGACTACATGGCCGCCCACGCCAAGCAACTGCCCGGCGTGACCCTGCAATTCGAAGACGCCCAGGGCGACGTGGTGCGCCAGCTCAACCAGGTGCAGAACTTCACCGCCCAGGGCATGGACGCGATTATCGTCAACCCGGTGGACACGGCCGCCACGCAAAAGATGACCGCCAATGCCCAGCAAGCCAAGACGCCGCTGGTGTACGTCAACCGCCGCCCGGATGCCCAGCAGTTGCCACCGGGCGTGGGGTATGTGGGCTCGGACGAGGTCAAGGCCGGTGAAATCCAGATGCGCTACCTGGCGCAAAAGATGGGCGGCAAGGGCAACCTGGCGATCATGCTCGGGTTGCTCTCCAACAACGCCACGCACAATCGGACGCTGGGGGTGAAGACCGTGCTCAAGGAGTACCCCGACATCAAGATCGTCGAGGAACAGAGCGCGGAATGGCAGCGCAGCAAAGCGATTGACCTGATGAACAACTGGATCGTATCCGGGCGCAAAATCGACGCGGTGGCGGCGAACGCGGATGAGATGGCGATCGGCGCGGCCATGGCGATCAGCCAGGCGGGCATGCAGCCGGGCAAGGATATCCTGGTAGCCGGCAGCGACGGCGGGGCTGCCGGGCTGGATGCGGTGAAGAAAGGCCAGTTGCTGGTGACGGTGTATCAGGACAACAAGGGCCAGGCCGTGGGCTCGATTGACCTGGCGGTGAAGATGGTGAAGAAGGAGCCGTACACGGCTGAACTGACCATTCCCTATCAGCAGATCACCAAGGACAACTACCAGGCCTTCCTCAACCCTTGA
- a CDS encoding amidase: MMQVTEVSIAQLRAALESGQTTAVELVKAYLARIDAYDGPHTATALNAVVVRNPAALDEAEASDARRAKGETLGPLDGIPYTAKDSYLVKGLTAASGSPAFADLVAQRDAFTIERLRAGGAICLGKTNMPPMANGGMQRGVYGRAESPYNADYLTAPFASGSSNGAGTATAASFAAFGVAEETWSSGRGPASNNGLCAYTPSRGVISVRGNWPLTPTMDVVVPYARTMADLLEVLDVVVAEDPDTRGDLWRLQPWVPIPSVTSVRPASYADLAVTAESLAGKRFGVPRMYINADPDAGTSEKPGIGGPTGQKINTRASVIDLWNDARQALVAAGAEVIDVDFPLVSNCEGDRPGAPTVFTRGLVSKEFLHDELWELSAWAFDDFLRANNDPALNRLADVDGPKIFPHDPGTLPNREDDLAAGMDEYVRMAERGITPWDQISTVPDGLRGLEQTRRVDLEDWMDKLGLDAVLFPTVADVGPADADVNEASADIAWSNGVWVANGNLAIRHLGVPTVTVPMGVMADIGMPVGLTFAGRAYDDSALLRFASAYEATGSKRLIPPRTPPLAAD; the protein is encoded by the coding sequence GTGATGCAAGTTACCGAAGTCTCCATTGCCCAATTGCGCGCGGCGCTTGAATCCGGCCAGACCACGGCCGTTGAACTGGTAAAAGCCTACCTGGCGCGGATCGATGCCTATGACGGTCCGCACACCGCCACCGCCTTGAACGCCGTGGTGGTGCGCAACCCCGCAGCGCTCGACGAAGCCGAGGCGTCCGATGCACGCCGGGCCAAAGGCGAAACCCTGGGGCCTTTGGATGGCATTCCCTACACCGCCAAGGACAGCTACCTGGTCAAGGGCCTGACCGCAGCGTCCGGCAGCCCGGCGTTTGCCGACCTGGTCGCCCAGCGCGATGCGTTCACCATCGAACGCCTGCGCGCCGGCGGCGCCATCTGCCTGGGCAAGACCAATATGCCGCCGATGGCCAATGGCGGCATGCAGCGTGGCGTGTATGGCCGGGCGGAAAGCCCGTATAACGCCGACTACCTGACGGCACCGTTTGCTTCAGGCTCATCCAACGGGGCCGGCACTGCGACGGCGGCGAGCTTTGCGGCGTTTGGCGTGGCCGAAGAAACCTGGTCCAGCGGACGCGGCCCGGCGTCCAACAATGGCCTGTGTGCCTACACCCCGTCCCGTGGGGTGATTTCGGTGCGCGGCAACTGGCCGCTCACGCCGACCATGGACGTGGTGGTGCCGTACGCGCGCACCATGGCCGACCTGCTGGAAGTGCTCGACGTGGTGGTGGCCGAAGACCCGGACACCCGTGGCGACCTGTGGCGCCTGCAACCCTGGGTGCCGATCCCGAGCGTCACCTCGGTGCGCCCGGCTTCTTACGCTGACCTGGCCGTGACTGCCGAATCCCTCGCCGGTAAACGCTTTGGCGTGCCACGCATGTACATCAATGCCGACCCCGACGCCGGCACCAGCGAAAAACCCGGCATCGGCGGCCCCACCGGGCAAAAGATCAACACCCGCGCCAGCGTCATCGACCTGTGGAACGACGCCCGCCAAGCGTTGGTGGCCGCCGGAGCCGAAGTGATCGACGTGGATTTCCCGCTGGTGTCCAACTGCGAAGGCGACCGCCCCGGCGCGCCCACCGTGTTTACCCGTGGGCTGGTGTCCAAGGAATTCCTGCACGATGAACTGTGGGAACTCTCGGCCTGGGCCTTCGATGATTTCCTGCGTGCCAACAACGATCCGGCGCTCAACCGCCTGGCGGATGTGGACGGGCCGAAGATCTTCCCCCACGATCCTGGCACCCTGCCCAATCGCGAAGACGACCTTGCGGCCGGCATGGACGAATACGTGCGCATGGCCGAGCGTGGCATCACCCCGTGGGACCAGATCAGCACCGTCCCCGATGGCCTGCGCGGCCTGGAACAGACCCGCCGGGTCGACCTGGAAGACTGGATGGACAAGCTTGGCCTCGACGCCGTGCTGTTCCCCACCGTGGCTGACGTAGGCCCGGCGGATGCCGATGTGAACGAAGCCTCCGCCGACATCGCCTGGAGCAACGGCGTGTGGGTGGCCAACGGCAACCTCGCCATCCGCCACCTGGGCGTGCCGACCGTCACCGTGCCCATGGGCGTGATGGCGGATATCGGCATGCCGGTGGGGCTCACCTTTGCCGGGCGCGCCTATGATGACTCGGCGTTGCTGCGCTTTGCGTCGGCCTATGAAGCCACCGGCAGCAAACGCCTGATTCCACCGCGCACGCCCCCGCTGGCAGCTGACTAA
- a CDS encoding DMT family transporter, whose translation MQRTSSLDTLNGSAQGWINGFIGVVIFSGSLPATRLAVMEFDPVFLTMIRAAIAGLLGVLLLWLFKEKRPARQQWMPLAIVALGVVIGFPLLTALALQYVTSAHSIVFIGLLPLATAVFGVLRGGERPRPVFWLFSILGSGLVMGYAFAQGLSAAPAGDLLMLLAVLVCGLGYAEGAKLSRSLGGWQVICWALVVSMPVVVPLSLVLAPASLHGISLPAWLSLGYVALFSMLIGFVFWYRGLAQGGIAAVGQLQLLQPFFGLALAAGLLHEQVSLGMVLVTVAVIGCVAGAKKFAR comes from the coding sequence ATGCAACGCACCTCCTCTCTCGACACCCTGAATGGCAGCGCCCAAGGCTGGATCAACGGCTTTATCGGCGTGGTGATCTTCAGCGGCTCCTTGCCCGCCACGCGCCTGGCCGTGATGGAGTTCGACCCGGTCTTCCTCACCATGATCCGCGCGGCCATCGCCGGCCTGCTGGGCGTACTGCTGCTGTGGCTGTTCAAGGAAAAACGCCCCGCACGTCAGCAGTGGATGCCCCTGGCAATCGTCGCCCTGGGCGTGGTGATCGGCTTCCCGCTGCTCACGGCCCTGGCTCTGCAATACGTGACCTCGGCCCACTCCATCGTGTTCATCGGCCTGCTGCCGCTGGCCACCGCGGTGTTTGGTGTGCTGCGCGGCGGCGAGCGTCCGCGCCCGGTGTTCTGGCTGTTTTCGATCCTGGGCAGTGGGCTGGTGATGGGTTATGCCTTCGCCCAGGGCTTGAGCGCCGCACCGGCCGGCGACCTGCTGATGCTGCTGGCCGTGCTGGTCTGCGGCCTGGGCTATGCCGAAGGCGCCAAACTGTCGCGCAGCCTCGGCGGTTGGCAGGTGATCTGCTGGGCGCTGGTGGTGTCGATGCCGGTGGTGGTGCCGTTGAGCCTGGTGCTGGCGCCGGCAAGTTTGCACGGCATCAGCCTGCCCGCCTGGCTCAGCCTGGGCTACGTGGCGTTGTTCAGCATGCTGATCGGTTTTGTGTTCTGGTATCGCGGGTTGGCCCAGGGCGGGATCGCCGCCGTCGGCCAGTTGCAATTGCTGCAACCGTTTTTCGGCCTGGCGCTGGCGGCGGGCCTGCTGCACGAGCAGGTCAGCCTGGGCATGGTGCTGGTCACCGTCGCAGTGATCGGCTGCGTAGCCGGCGCAAAGAAGTTCGCCCGTTAA
- a CDS encoding DUF6434 domain-containing protein yields MDFDWHSDPITRTTPVTPHYKNTQNVRRFMLEHCGPGFKFDRPFMAWIRNDRPKTLGDVVDEWQRRNEDSRP; encoded by the coding sequence ATGGATTTTGACTGGCACAGCGACCCCATCACCCGCACCACTCCCGTTACCCCGCACTACAAAAACACTCAGAACGTTCGCCGCTTCATGCTTGAGCACTGCGGCCCAGGGTTCAAGTTCGACCGGCCCTTCATGGCCTGGATTCGCAACGATAGGCCCAAGACCCTGGGCGACGTGGTGGATGAGTGGCAACGTCGCAACGAGGATTCACGCCCATGA
- a CDS encoding helix-turn-helix domain-containing protein → MDTPATAGEQLRHLRRQARLSQLDLALITGVSQRHLSCLETGRAKPSPGTLHNLLTALEAPLDQRNRVFLAAGYAPRYNATPLTSPGMAAIREAVSHVLHANNPAPAILLDSQWQVLAANASTAVLFELVGIPSDSAEGLNLLTTLLQPGGLGDHLINADEIRTLAWQRATREALGNPELAALLARLPAPASTELPTDMPPLVLTRIRSSRGELSFLSTFTTFGMPQDITLSPLRIEHLIPADDATWQVMRAAYADYAALVL, encoded by the coding sequence ATGGACACCCCTGCCACCGCCGGCGAACAGCTGCGCCACTTGCGCCGGCAAGCCCGGCTCAGCCAGCTCGACCTGGCCCTGATCACCGGTGTGTCCCAGCGCCACCTCAGTTGCCTGGAAACCGGCCGCGCCAAGCCAAGCCCAGGCACCTTGCACAACCTGCTGACGGCACTGGAAGCCCCCCTCGACCAGCGCAACCGCGTGTTCCTCGCCGCCGGCTACGCCCCGCGCTACAACGCCACGCCCCTCACGTCACCAGGGATGGCCGCGATCCGCGAAGCGGTCAGCCATGTGCTGCACGCCAACAACCCCGCGCCGGCCATCCTGCTGGACAGTCAGTGGCAGGTGCTGGCCGCGAATGCCAGCACCGCCGTGCTGTTTGAGCTGGTGGGCATCCCGTCCGACTCAGCCGAGGGCTTGAACCTGCTCACCACGCTGTTGCAGCCGGGCGGCCTGGGCGATCACCTGATCAACGCCGACGAGATCCGCACCCTGGCCTGGCAACGCGCTACCCGTGAGGCGCTGGGCAATCCTGAACTGGCCGCCCTGCTGGCGCGTTTGCCGGCGCCGGCCAGCACCGAGCTGCCCACCGACATGCCACCGCTGGTGCTGACGCGCATCCGCTCAAGCCGGGGCGAATTGAGTTTTCTGTCCACCTTCACCACCTTCGGCATGCCCCAGGACATTACCCTCTCCCCCCTGCGCATCGAACATCTGATTCCCGCCGACGACGCCACCTGGCAGGTGATGCGTGCGGCCTACGCGGATTATGCCGCGCTGGTTTTGTGA